One segment of Cryptococcus neoformans var. grubii H99 chromosome 2, complete sequence DNA contains the following:
- a CDS encoding RNA polymerase-associated protein CTR9, producing MSNPARVILLVGKGGVQTDVDLDSLAQDEVADIIPVMLADYESECRDWTLIASEHWREGRWNRVMDLLERAVSFFNGERGRRRDFSSLISIHSMLAHLHLHLARNAPKVILQNTKYDKLDPSARTKDYHHREAAASLNAATEALRASGGSQEDEPVSLTMGKVIHYLATGQPGLAHPLVERLLLRQPNNLIALTAQARLQFARRSHLQALQTYQKLLALAPEMSPDPRIGLGLCFWQLGDRAKARTAWERALQREPGSWVCLLLLGLASLNDARQPSVPRTERLKLETEGVGFVQKAFKLNNKSSASALALASVSGQGGQSQLPLASKLAERAVQYADNKRHAVLANSERGRLGFMAGDLADAGTYIAAVKKEDPNAVNMIAELTLGQMAIKSGNLREALNYIEQTAKRLNGQGPLEYTVLHACLLAYPHPGMSHDEVVRNRTLARNMLTEVHNLVSSAETEADWAKLRGVGSDADVFVDLAKLWQGQNVEKAIGAYQTALSIITDNDLDSAQEPGLDPPNFTALRLSDNLGALYHLEGNVETAERMYQEALQKIAIQEGKEAEVLKTVLAYNLGRAYEEGGDHARAAQWYRDVLRQHPEHVESKVRLALIATSAGRHFDAHTLLKECLQSEENDLTLRSVYTNFLITIGSYREAFAFTTQTLKVDKADAWTFCALGWLHFTLGREAKSPQELAERPKQYLRSAEAYERALIIDPKCAMAAQGLAIALVEDSLALRGTNYGAEEGKVRARLAGQTLGIFGRIKDSLAEGAVNVNLGHCYFIRGEEEKAIESYMTASNAFGAKDVNVLLYLARAWYALANRESNFSAMNKALEYCQKAMHIHPADRAILYNIAMIQQKAAEMLFSLDSSRRTLEELTIALKQAQQAVDTFRSLADDKSGPLPYDAELADQRARYGEGLLRRAAGEMSKQEAYQGEALARVEEARRLRAEEQARIQAAEEARQAELRIKAEEIAEQRRKALEEALAWQEELAARQAEEEARRAANVEKRKRRKEGIADSGEDGEGEGRKREKKTRKKKTKEGKKGRKARSKSEVGTSDEEEEAMETGDDEDEETSRARKAKSTLAMLKAKRKTKRADPDDDEEEDEDEVNQGQAKRGKQFKSKAYISDSDDEDDEAPISASRPRSEEPLQQEDDERERSEAHTPAKTEKDEDSGMDVDQNGNDDEDEEE from the exons ATGTCCAATCCGGCAAGAGTTATCTTGCTCGTCGGCAAAGG CGGTGTGCAAACGGATGTCGATCTCGACTCTCTCGCGCAAGATGAAGTGGCCGATATCATCCCTGTCATGCTTGCTGATTATGAGTCAGAATGCCGAGATTGGACGTTGATTGCGAGCGAGCATTGGAGAGAGGGGCGCTGGAACAGGGTTATGGATTTGCTGGAAAGAGCCGTTTCAT TCTTCAACggagagaggggaaggCGAAGGGATTTTTCTTCCCTTATTAGCATTCACTCAATGCTCGCTCACCTTCACCTCCATCTCGCCCGTAATGCGCCAAAGGTCATCCTCCAAAACACGA AATATGACAAATTGGATCCCTCAGCAAGGACAAAAGACTATCACCATCGTGAAGCTGCTGCTAGTCTGAACGCCGCTACTGAAGCTTTAAGGGCCTCTGGAGGTagtcaagaagatgaaccTGTTAGCTTGACTATGGGGAAAG TCATTCACTACCTTGCAACTGGGCAACCAGGGCTGGCACATCCTCTTGTCGAAAGACTTCTTCTGCGTCAACCCAACAACCTCATTGCACTCACCGCTCAAGCCCGTCTTCAATTCGCCCGACGATCACACCTTCAAGCTCTCCAGACATACCAAAAGCTCCTTGCTCTCGCTCCCGAAATGTCTCCTGATCCAAGAATCGGTCTCGGTTTGTGTTTCTGGCAACTTGGGGATCGCGCCAAGGCAAGGACGGCTTGGGAACGTGCTCTCCAGCGTGAGCCTGGATCTTGGGTGTGTTTGTTGCTCCTCGGTTTGGCCTCTCTCAACGATGCTCGCCAACCCTCTGTTCCTCGCACGGAACGGCTAAAACTCGAAACTGAAGGTGTAGGCTTTGTCCAGAAAGCATTCAAACTCAATAACAAGTCGTCTGCATCTGCGCTTGCACTCGCGAGTGTATCTGGTCAGGGTGGACAAAGCCAGCTTCCTCTTGCGAGCAAACTTGCCGAGCGTGCGGTCCAGTATGCAGATAACAAGCGTCATGCTGTTCTTGCCAATTctgagagaggaagattaGGTTTCATGGCTGGAGATCTCGCCGATGCTGGAACATATATTGCCGCcgtgaagaaggaagaccCCAACGCTGTCAACATGATTGCTGAGTTGACTCTTGGCCAGATGGCTATCAAAAGTGGTAATTTGCGAGAAGCTCTTAATTACATTGAACAAACAGCCAAGCGGTTGAACGGCCAAGGTCCCCTTGAGTATACTGTGCTGCATGCTTGTCTGCTTGCTTATCCTCACCCGGGTATGTCCCACGATGAAGTTGTCCGCAATAGGACTCTAGCCAGAAACATGTTAACCGAGGTACACAACTTGGTGTCCTCTGCCGAGACGGAAGCGGACTGGGCAAAGTTGAGAGGTGTCGGTTCCGATGCCGATGTTTTTGTGGATCTCGCAAAGTTGTGGCAGGGACAGAATGTGGAAAAGGCTATCGGAGCCTACCAAACTGCATTGTCCATTATCACCGACAACGATCTCGATTCTGCTCAGGAGCCCGGTCTTGATCCTCCCAACTTCACTGCACTCCGACTATCCGATAATCTCGGCGCACTTTACCACCTTGAAGGCAATGTCGAAACAGCTGAGAGGATGTATCAAGAGGCTCTACAGAAAATTGCTATccaagaaggcaaagaagcaGAGGTTCTCAAGACTGTGTTGGCGTACAACCTCGGTAGGGCGTACGAGGAAGGAGGCGACCACGCTAGAGCTGCTCAATGGTACCGTGACGTTCTACGTCAACATCCCGAACACGTCGAGTCCAAAGTCCGCTTAGCCCTTATCGCCACCTCTGCCGGCCGACACTTTGACGCTCACACACTACTAAAAGAGTGCCTCCAATCTGAGGAGAACGATCTCACCCTCCGTTCAGTCTACACTAACTTCCTCATTACTATTGGTTCTTACCGAGAAGCGTTTGCGTTCACTACGCAAACCCTCAAGGTCGATAAGGCTGATGCATGGACGTTTTGTGCCCTCGGCTGGCTGCATTTCACTCTCGGTCGAGAAGCCAAAAGCCCACAGGAGCTCGCTGAGCGTCCAAAGCAGTACCTCCGTTCTGCTGAAGCTTATGAGCGTGCACTCATCATCGATCCCAAATGTGCCATGGCTGCGCAAGGCTTGGCTATCGCGTTGGTAGAGGATAGTCTTGCACTACGAGGTACGAACTATGGTGCGGAGGAGGGTAAGGTTCGAGCGAGATTAGCGGGTCAGACGTTGGGTATCTTTGGAAGGATCAAGGATTCCTTGGCGGAAGGTGCGGTTAACGTCAATCTTGGCCATTGTTACTTTATCCgaggcgaggaagaaaaagctATTGAATCG TACATGACTGCTTCCAATGCGTTTGGCGCGAAGGATGTGAACGTTTTGTTATATCTCGCCAGGGCTTGGTACGCACTTGCCAACCGAGAAAGCAATTTCTCAGCTATGAACAAGGCTTTGGAATATTGTCAAAAG GCCATGCATATCCACCCCGCCGATCGTGCCATTCTTTACAACATTGCCATGATTCAGCAAAAAGCCGCTGAaatgctcttctccctcgaCTCTTCCAGGCGTACCCTCGAGGAACTTACTATCGCCCTCAAACAAGCTCAGCAAGCCGTGGATACTTTCCGCTCCCTTGCCGACGACAAGTCTGGGCCTTTACCATACGACGCCGAGCTCGCAGACCAGCGAGCGAGGTACGGTGAAGGTCTGCTTAGAAGGGCGGCGGGTGAAATGTCCAAGCAGGAGGCTTACCAAGGCGAGGCACTTGCACGtgtggaagaggcgagAAGGCTACGTGCCGAGGAACAAGCAAGGATCCaggcggcggaggaggcTCGTCAAGCCGAATTGAGAATCAAAGCTGAGGAAATCGCTGAGCAACGACGCAAAGCCCTAGAAGAAGCGCTGGCGTGGCaggaagagttggcagCCAGGcaggcagaggaggaagctaGGCGAGCGGCTAATGTGGAGAAgcgaaaaaggaggaaggaaggtaTTGCCGATAGtggtgaggatggtgaaggcgaaggtcgaaagagggagaagaaaacgaggaagaagaagacaaaggaaggaaagaagggtaggaaggcaaggagcAAGAGCGAAGTTGGTACgagcgatgaagaagaggaagcaaTGGAGACGggcgacgatgaggatgaagagactAGCCGGGCCAGGAAGGCCAAGTCTACATTGGCTATGCTCAAGGCAAAGAGAAAGACCAAGAGGGCGGAccctgatgatgatgaggaagaggatgaagatgaagttAACCAAGGACAAGCAAAGAGGGGAAAACAATT TAAATCCAAGGCATACATCTCTGACtctgacgatgaggatgacgaagcACCCATCTCAGCATCGAGGCCGCGAAGTGAGGAACCTCTTCAgcaagaggatgatgaaagggaaCGGTCAGAAGCCCACACCCCTGCAAAGACcgaaaaggatgaggactCTGGGATGGATGTGGATCAGAAtgggaatgatgatgaggatgaggaggagtaG
- a CDS encoding nuclear cap-binding protein subunit 1 — MNGFGQMPMMPMGFPASPGFGVPGGNYGGRGRGRGRDERRGGGRGRGGHGGGRAPAPETSDNRLRKMVIKLGDDEDFDPIDDPPRLARVLKRGWREGTVGLLEGFRVSVTQQPHKHGYYVGLLVALSRQLEPEPVKKEEEEPTESETKAGDAEMKDEKPKVVEEPAYGKEVMDDLNRAFRGWVEQREWQNVRLCLQFFSLLVTAKVVAANSLLAVYENLLNVLDEVGGGGDRSERAVRAVGEGLIRSAHTLVETNAGEVEALISKIEGYIIGRRNEPKVLQDPLVPILPAGQERPTYSDNLDNLLAALRAFQASNWEPSAVLPAYLREIVPIPGPTAPVPYELQEVAMPPELYEVDSDELDVGEGQIGNFTFFADEVVPSPSTLDGWYLRSLVLDIINLYEVNRKECSRILLELRKFLPRDTFRPIVPLPEDASPPPSTWSLESLVISTLLGAMLTLPKSHHKLIYYGSVITELCKASPNTVAPPVGRSMRKIFSLLGTEGLDVEIARRVAEWFSVHLSNFGFQWMWKEWVPELQLPSSHPRRAFMRRVIELEVRLSYYDRILETLPEAMIAEGAGVISSEAPDPFWAYEKDDHPLHAEAAALLSQIRQKLPSTEIIKYITEMSNASSGPDEPLYPAIRQMAFETISHLGSRSFSHFLNATERYSDVLRFLTPDFASRRILLDAVNSYWRRSSEMRLVTLDKYLQYGILEGIDIIEWIFADDEAEGEEGDGWTDGDKWEVLSMCLEKHLGRVKAISRRLKVIEREDEAARARKAGEQLERGEDVNVEDDTNEDSRPETSKEARDAQTSLDIQSTRLEKVLLATFKHFIFALLPWTAEREDGIATSHEGLKGVLTLLDSDEEGLWGVRAKWGWYREFVRRYQAQLMPFSDLINTTVISKMSKSEEEGSAEARAEKMVKSVWEVIHL; from the exons ATGAACGGCTTTGGACAGATGCCCATGATGCCCATGGGGTTTCCTGCGAGCCCTGGGTTTGGTGTCCCAGGAGGCAATTATGGTGGAcgaggcagaggaagaggacgag ACGAGCGTAGGGGCGGTGGACGCGGTCGAGGGGGGCAcggcggaggaagagctcCAGCACCCGAGACCTCTGACAACCGATTGAGGAAAATGGTGATTAAGCTgggggatgatgaa GACTTTGACCCTATCGATGACCCCCCAAGGCTCGCTCGTGTCCTCAAGCGTGGATGGCGTGAAGGCACTGTTGGTCTCCTGGAAGGTTTCCGAGTCAGCGTAACACAGCAACCTCACAAGCACGGTTATTACGTTGGGCTTTTGGTTGCCCTTTCTCGCCAGTTGGAACCCGAACCTGtcaaaaaggaggaagaagagcctACCGAGAGTGAGACCAAGGCTGGGGATGCCGAaatgaaggatgaaaagccCAAGGTAGTTGAGGAGCCGGCATATGGCAAAGAAGTTATGGACGATTTGAACAGGGCATTCCGGGGCTGGGTCGAACAGAGAGAATGGCAAAATGTCCGATTATGT CTTCaattcttttctcttcttgtcacTGCAAAGGTTGTCGCAGCAAATTCGCTGTTGGCAGTTTACGAGAACCTGCTCAACGTCCTTGACGAAGTGGGTGGGGGCGGTGACAGGTCAGAGCGAGCTGTGCGAGCGGTTGGAGAGGGTCTTATTCGT TCTGCCCACACTTTGGTTGAGACCAACGCTGGTGAAGTTGAGGCACTCATCAGCAAGATTGAAGGGTACATCATCGGTCGGCGTAATGAACCAAAGGTCCTCCAAGACCCCTTGGTACCGATCCTTCCTGCCGGACAGGAGCGCCCTACCTACAGCGAT AACCTCGATAACTTGTTGGCAGCTCTTCGGGCTTTCCAGGCCTCAAACTGGGAACCATCCGCTGTTTTACCTGCTTACTTGAGGGAGATCGTCCCGATACCTGGTCCCACAGCCCCTGTTCCTTACGAACTTCAAGAGGTCGCCATGCCTCCCGAACTGTACGAAGTCGACAGCGATGAGCTGGATGTTGGCGAGGGACAAATTGGAAACTTCACATTCTTCGCCGACGAG GTCGTTCCTTCACCAAGCACCCTCGACGGATGGTATCTACGCAGCCTTGTTCTTGACATCATCAATCTTTACGAGGTCAATCGCAAAGAATGTTCTCGTATTCTTTTGGAACTCCGCAAGTTCCTTCCTCGAGACACGTTCAGACCAATCGTTCCTCTCCCCGAGGATgcttcccctcccccttctACTTGGTCTCTTGAATCGCTCGTCATCTCTACTCTTTTGGGCGCTATGCTCACTCTTCCAAAATCTCATCATAAACTTATCTATTACGGGTCTGTCATTACCGAGTTGTGTAAAGCCAGTCCTAACACTGTAGCGCCTCCTGTTGGTCGCTCAATGAGAAAGATATTTAGTCTTCTGGGCACTGAAGGGCTGGATGTTGAGATAGCTAGGAGGGTGGCTGAGTGGTTCTCTGTTCATCTGAGTAACTTCGGTTTCCAGTGGATGTGGAAGGAATG GGTTCCTGAGCTTCAGCTTCCGTCCTCTCACCCTCGTCGGGCCTTCATGCGTCGAGTTATTGAGCTTGAAGTCAGACTGTCATACTACGACCGTATCTTGGAAACTCTCCCCGAGGCTATGATTGCGGAAGGTGCTGGCGTGATCTCCTCCGAAGCACCTGATCCTTTCTGGGCTTATGAGAAAGATG atcatcctcttcatgccgaggctgctgctcttctttcgcaGATCAGACAGAAACTCCCTAGTACTGAAATTATCAAGTACATCACTGAGATGTCTAATGCTTCTTCTGGCCCCGACGAACCTCTCTATCCCGCTATTCGTCAAATGGCTTTTGAGACCATCTCACATCTCGGTTCTCGATCTTTCTCTCATTTCCTCAACGCCACTGAGCGTTACAGTGACGTCCTCCGATTCCTCACTCCCGACTTTGCCTCCCGCCGTATCCTTCTTGATGCCGTAAATTCCTACTGGCGTCGATCAAGCGAGATGCGACTCGTGACTTTGGACAAGTACCTGCAGTACGGCATTCTTGAAGGCATCGACATTATCGAGTGGATCTTTGCCGATGACGAGGCCGAGGGTGAGGAGGGTGATGGGTGGACCGATGGTGACAAGTGGGAGGTGCTGTCAATGTGCTTGGAAAAGCATCTTGGGCGTGTCAAGGCCATCTCAAGACGATTGAAGGTCATtgagagagaggatgaggcagCTAGGGCTAGAAAAGCTGGTGAACAGTTGGAACGAGGTGAAGACGTTAATGTCGAGGATGACACCAATGAGG ACTCGCGCCCCGAAACTTCCAAGGAAGCCCGTGATGCCCAAACCTCCCTCGACATCCAGTCAACTCGCCTCGAAAAGGTCCTCTTGGCCACTTTCAAACACTTCATatttgcccttcttccctgGACTgctgagagagaagatggcatCGCCACTTCCCATGAGGGCCTTAAGGGTGTTCTCACATTGTTGGATAGTGACGAGGAGGGTCTTTGGGGAGTGAGGGCGAAGTGGGGTTGGTATAGGGAATTTGTCAGGAGG TATCAAGCACAGCTCATGCCCTTTTCCGACCTCATCAACACCACTGTCATCTCTAAGATGTCCAAgtcagaagaggaaggttCTGCAGAAGCCAGagcggagaagatggtcaAGTCTGTTTGGGAGGTCATTCACTTGTAA